The following are encoded in a window of Streptomyces sp. SAT1 genomic DNA:
- a CDS encoding RidA family protein produces the protein MSELTRIPAPEGVAPAPPYSHVVMGTGRLVAVSGQLALDEDGRLVGEGDPAAQARQVFENLRRCLAAAGAGFDDVVKLTYFVTDIAHLPAIRTARAAHIPDDRLPASSAVQVAALVRPEFLMEIEAFAVVSG, from the coding sequence ATGAGCGAGCTGACCAGAATTCCCGCGCCCGAGGGCGTCGCCCCCGCACCCCCGTACTCCCACGTCGTCATGGGCACCGGCCGCCTCGTCGCCGTCTCGGGCCAGCTCGCCCTGGACGAGGACGGGCGGCTGGTCGGCGAGGGCGACCCGGCGGCCCAGGCCCGCCAGGTCTTCGAGAACCTGCGCCGCTGCCTGGCCGCCGCGGGCGCCGGCTTCGACGACGTCGTCAAACTCACCTACTTCGTCACGGACATCGCCCACCTCCCCGCCATCCGCACGGCCCGCGCCGCCCACATACCCGACGACCGCCTCCCCGCCTCCTCCGCCGTCCAGGTCGCCGCCCTGGTGCGCCCCGAATTCCTGATGGAGATCGAGGCGTTCGCGGTCGTGAGCGGGTGA
- a CDS encoding alpha/beta hydrolase — MRRRAAVLCGAALVVAGSVTAAPADARTAHPAAAPAAGISWKKCGTTDRPTLQCGTVRVPLDRRAPSGRQVSLALTRIPHTAHTSQGPLLVNPGGPGGSGLSLAAFVASALPKAVAAQYDVVGFDPRGVGESGPALDCAPGHFKAVRPDSVPATPALEQAGLARVRSFADACARKYASVLPHIDTVDAARDMDAVREALGAPRLSYFGYSYGTYLGAVYAKLYPHRVRRLVLDSVVDPAGIWYEDNLRQDVAFDARHRAFLAWVARNDAAYGLGTDPAVVEAKWYAMRAALAREPAGGKVGASELEDTFMPGGYYNGYWPLLAQAFAAYAKDGKSDALVAAYDDLGAVDASGDNGYSVYTAVQCRDAAWPRDWRQWRADTWAVHDKAPFMAWNNAWYNAPCAFWPVSAERPVDIANDALPPVLLFQATDDAATPYEGGVRVHRMLAGSRLVVEEGGGNHGVTLSGNTCLDGHLAAYLRDGTVPRAQGGAAADAVCPKTPDPKPLSGKAAAPAHGTGGARGAAALHDLVRFRG, encoded by the coding sequence ATGAGAAGACGCGCCGCCGTACTGTGCGGTGCCGCGCTCGTCGTGGCCGGCTCTGTCACCGCCGCCCCCGCCGACGCGCGCACCGCGCACCCCGCAGCCGCCCCGGCCGCCGGGATCAGCTGGAAGAAGTGCGGCACCACCGACCGTCCGACCCTCCAGTGCGGCACCGTGCGGGTGCCGCTGGACCGCCGCGCCCCGTCCGGGCGGCAGGTCTCGCTGGCACTGACCCGCATCCCGCACACCGCGCACACCTCTCAGGGCCCGCTGCTGGTCAACCCCGGCGGACCCGGGGGCAGCGGGCTCTCCCTCGCCGCCTTCGTCGCCTCGGCGCTGCCGAAGGCGGTCGCGGCCCAGTACGACGTCGTCGGCTTCGACCCGCGCGGGGTGGGCGAGAGCGGCCCGGCACTGGACTGCGCGCCGGGCCACTTCAAGGCGGTGCGCCCGGACTCGGTGCCCGCCACCCCGGCCCTCGAACAGGCCGGCCTCGCGCGGGTGCGCTCCTTCGCCGACGCCTGCGCGCGCAAGTACGCGAGCGTGCTGCCCCACATCGACACCGTGGACGCGGCCCGGGACATGGACGCCGTCCGCGAGGCCCTCGGGGCGCCGCGGCTCAGCTACTTCGGCTACTCCTACGGCACCTACCTCGGCGCGGTGTACGCCAAGCTGTACCCGCACCGGGTGCGCCGCCTGGTGCTGGACTCGGTCGTCGACCCGGCCGGGATCTGGTACGAGGACAACCTGCGGCAGGACGTGGCGTTCGACGCCCGCCACCGGGCGTTCCTGGCCTGGGTCGCCCGCAACGACGCCGCCTACGGGCTGGGCACCGATCCGGCGGTGGTCGAGGCGAAGTGGTACGCGATGCGGGCGGCGCTCGCACGCGAGCCCGCGGGCGGGAAGGTGGGCGCCTCCGAACTGGAGGACACCTTCATGCCCGGCGGCTACTACAACGGCTACTGGCCGCTGCTCGCCCAGGCGTTCGCCGCGTACGCGAAGGACGGGAAGAGCGACGCGCTGGTCGCGGCCTACGACGACCTCGGCGCCGTGGACGCCTCCGGGGACAACGGCTACAGCGTCTACACGGCGGTGCAGTGCCGTGACGCCGCCTGGCCGCGCGACTGGCGGCAGTGGCGCGCGGACACCTGGGCGGTGCACGACAAGGCGCCGTTCATGGCCTGGAACAACGCCTGGTACAACGCGCCGTGCGCGTTCTGGCCGGTATCCGCCGAGCGTCCGGTGGACATCGCCAACGACGCGCTGCCGCCGGTGCTCCTGTTCCAGGCGACCGACGACGCCGCCACGCCGTACGAGGGCGGGGTACGGGTGCACCGGATGCTGGCCGGGTCCCGGCTGGTCGTCGAGGAGGGCGGCGGCAACCACGGCGTCACGCTGAGCGGGAACACCTGCCTGGACGGGCATCTGGCGGCGTATCTGCGCGACGGCACCGTGCCGCGCGCCCAAGGCGGCGCGGCGGCCGACGCCGTGTGCCCGAAGACGCCCGACCCGAAACCGCTGAGCGGCAAGGCCGCGGCGCCCGCGCACGGCACGGGTGGGGCGCGCGGGGCCGCGGCCCTGCACGACCTGGTCCGCTTCCGCGGCTGA
- the ccrA gene encoding crotonyl-CoA carboxylase/reductase, which yields MKDILDAIQSPDATSADFAALPLPESYRAITVHKDETEMFAGLLTRDKDPRKSLHLDEVPLPELGPGEALVAVMASSVNYNSVWTSIFEPLSTFGFLERYGKVSELTRRHDLPYHIIGSDLAGVVLRTGPGVNAWHPGDEVVAHCLSVELESSDGHNDTMLDPEQRIWGFETNFGGLAELALVKSNQLMPKPDHLSWEEAAAPGLVNSTAYRQLVSRNGAGMKQGDNVLIWGASGGLGSYATQFALAGGATPICVVSSPQKAELCRAMGAEAIIDRTAEDFRFWRNEHEQDPREWKRFGKRIRELTGGEDVDIVFEHPGRETFGASVYVTRKGGTIVTCASTSGYHHEYDNRYLWMSLKRIIGSHFANYREAWEANRLIAKGKIHPTLSKVYALEDTGQAAHDVHRNAHQGKVGVLCMAPEEGLGVRDTELRARHADAINRFRNV from the coding sequence GTGAAGGACATCCTGGACGCGATCCAGTCCCCGGACGCCACGTCCGCCGACTTCGCCGCCCTGCCGCTCCCCGAGTCGTACCGCGCGATCACCGTGCACAAGGACGAGACGGAGATGTTCGCCGGGCTGTTGACCCGCGACAAGGACCCGCGCAAGTCGCTGCACCTCGACGAGGTGCCCCTGCCCGAACTCGGGCCGGGCGAGGCCCTGGTGGCCGTCATGGCCTCCTCGGTCAACTACAACTCGGTGTGGACCTCGATCTTCGAGCCGCTGTCCACGTTCGGCTTCCTGGAGCGCTACGGCAAGGTCAGCGAGCTGACCCGCCGCCACGACCTGCCGTACCACATCATCGGTTCCGACCTCGCGGGCGTGGTCCTGCGCACCGGGCCCGGCGTCAACGCCTGGCACCCCGGCGACGAGGTCGTCGCGCACTGCCTGTCCGTCGAACTGGAGTCGTCCGACGGCCACAACGACACCATGCTCGACCCCGAGCAGCGCATCTGGGGCTTCGAGACCAACTTCGGCGGCCTGGCGGAGCTCGCACTGGTGAAGTCCAACCAGCTGATGCCCAAGCCGGACCACCTCAGCTGGGAGGAGGCCGCCGCCCCCGGCCTGGTCAACTCCACCGCCTACCGCCAGCTCGTCTCCCGCAACGGCGCCGGCATGAAGCAGGGCGACAACGTGCTCATCTGGGGCGCGAGCGGCGGACTCGGCTCGTACGCCACGCAGTTCGCGCTGGCCGGCGGCGCCACCCCGATCTGTGTCGTCTCCTCGCCGCAGAAGGCCGAGCTGTGCCGGGCCATGGGCGCCGAGGCGATCATCGACCGCACCGCCGAGGACTTCCGGTTCTGGAGGAACGAGCACGAGCAGGACCCGCGCGAGTGGAAGCGCTTCGGCAAGCGCATCCGCGAACTCACCGGCGGCGAGGACGTCGACATCGTCTTCGAGCACCCCGGCCGCGAGACCTTCGGCGCCTCCGTCTACGTCACCCGCAAGGGGGGCACCATCGTCACCTGCGCCTCCACCTCGGGCTACCACCACGAGTACGACAACCGCTACCTGTGGATGTCGCTGAAGCGCATCATCGGCTCGCACTTCGCCAACTACCGCGAGGCGTGGGAGGCCAACCGTCTGATCGCCAAGGGGAAGATCCACCCGACGCTCTCCAAGGTCTACGCCCTGGAGGACACCGGGCAGGCCGCCCACGACGTGCACCGCAACGCCCACCAGGGCAAGGTCGGCGTGCTCTGCATGGCCCCCGAGGAGGGCCTCGGGGTGCGCGACACGGAGCTGCGCGCCCGGCACGCCGACGCCATCAACCGCTTCCGGAACGTCTGA
- a CDS encoding 3-hydroxyacyl-CoA dehydrogenase family protein: protein MAAPRPDTPLSPLKTVAVVGLGTMGTGITEVLARAGREVVGIDIDEAATARSVAALESSTARAVARGRLTEQERADVLARVRTSADLSAAADADLVIEVAPESYEIKQQIFRELDRVVRPGTILATGTNALSVTRLAADSARPERVLGLHFFNPAPAMRLVEVVSSVLTSPQAVAAVTDLAAELGKEPVAVGDRPGFVADGLLFGYLNQAAAMYEAKYASREDIDAAMRLGCGLPMGPLALLDLIGVDTARTVLEAMYAASHDRLHAPAPILRQLSEAGLTGRKAGRGFYTYESPGSGTLVRDALTPPEGDAPAPGRPVRVIGVAGSGTMASGIAEVFAKAGYEVVLAARTAGKAEAARARIGGSLARSVDRGRMSAETAAQALDRITATGTYDDFADVDLAVEAVAEDLAVKQQVFATLDKVCRPGAVLATTTSSLPVIACARATSRPQDVVGMHFFNPAPAMKLVEVVRTVLTADDAHATVREVCAEVRKHPVDCGDRAGFIVNALLFPYLNNAIKMVQEHYASLDDIDAAMKLGGGYPMGPFELLDVVGLDVSLAIEKVLHREFRDPGLAPAPLLEHLVAAGCLGRKTGRGFREHARR, encoded by the coding sequence ATGGCCGCTCCCCGCCCCGACACCCCCCTGTCCCCGCTCAAGACCGTGGCCGTCGTCGGCCTCGGCACCATGGGCACCGGCATCACCGAGGTCCTGGCCCGCGCCGGCCGCGAGGTCGTCGGCATCGACATCGACGAGGCCGCGACCGCCCGGTCCGTCGCCGCCCTGGAGTCCTCCACCGCCCGCGCCGTGGCGCGCGGCCGGCTGACCGAGCAGGAGCGCGCGGACGTCCTCGCCCGCGTGCGCACCTCGGCCGATCTGTCCGCCGCCGCCGACGCCGACCTGGTCATCGAGGTCGCGCCGGAGTCGTACGAGATCAAGCAGCAGATCTTCCGCGAGCTGGACCGCGTCGTGCGGCCCGGGACCATCCTGGCGACCGGCACCAACGCGCTGTCGGTGACCCGGCTCGCCGCCGACTCGGCCCGTCCCGAGCGCGTGCTCGGCCTGCACTTCTTCAACCCGGCCCCGGCGATGCGGCTGGTGGAGGTGGTCTCCTCGGTGCTGACCTCGCCACAGGCCGTCGCCGCCGTCACCGACCTCGCCGCCGAACTGGGCAAGGAGCCGGTCGCGGTCGGCGACCGGCCCGGATTCGTCGCCGACGGGCTGCTGTTCGGCTACCTCAACCAGGCCGCCGCGATGTACGAGGCCAAGTACGCCTCACGGGAGGACATCGACGCCGCGATGCGGCTCGGCTGCGGCCTGCCGATGGGCCCGCTCGCCCTGCTCGACCTGATCGGCGTGGACACCGCGCGCACCGTCCTGGAGGCCATGTACGCCGCCTCGCACGACCGGCTGCACGCGCCCGCGCCGATCCTCAGGCAGCTCAGCGAGGCGGGCCTGACCGGCCGCAAGGCGGGGCGCGGCTTCTACACCTACGAGTCGCCGGGCAGCGGCACCCTCGTGCGGGACGCCCTCACCCCGCCGGAGGGCGACGCGCCCGCCCCCGGCCGGCCCGTGCGCGTGATCGGGGTGGCCGGCTCGGGCACCATGGCGTCGGGCATCGCGGAGGTGTTCGCGAAGGCGGGCTACGAGGTGGTGCTCGCCGCGCGCACCGCCGGGAAGGCGGAGGCGGCCAGGGCCCGGATCGGCGGCTCGCTGGCGCGCTCGGTGGACCGGGGCCGGATGAGCGCCGAGACCGCCGCGCAGGCCCTCGACCGGATCACGGCCACCGGCACGTACGACGACTTCGCGGACGTCGACCTGGCGGTGGAGGCCGTCGCCGAGGACCTGGCCGTCAAGCAGCAGGTGTTCGCGACGCTGGACAAGGTCTGCAGGCCGGGCGCGGTGCTCGCCACCACCACGTCCTCGCTGCCGGTGATCGCCTGCGCCCGTGCCACCTCGCGCCCGCAGGACGTGGTCGGCATGCACTTCTTCAATCCGGCCCCGGCCATGAAGCTGGTCGAGGTGGTGCGTACGGTGCTGACGGCGGACGACGCCCACGCCACGGTCCGCGAGGTGTGCGCCGAGGTCCGCAAGCACCCGGTGGACTGCGGCGACCGGGCCGGTTTCATCGTCAACGCGCTGCTGTTCCCGTACCTCAACAACGCGATCAAGATGGTCCAGGAGCACTACGCGAGCCTCGACGACATCGACGCGGCGATGAAGCTGGGCGGCGGCTATCCGATGGGGCCCTTCGAGCTGCTGGACGTGGTCGGTCTGGACGTCTCGCTGGCCATCGAGAAGGTGCTGCACCGCGAGTTCCGCGACCCGGGCCTGGCCCCGGCGCCCCTGCTGGAGCATCTGGTGGCCGCGGGCTGCCTCGGCCGCAAGACGGGCCGCGGCTTCCGTGAGCATGCCCGGCGCTGA
- a CDS encoding protein meaA, with amino-acid sequence MTERQTAQPPKERDRPWLMRTYAGHSTAEASNELYRRNLAKGQTGLSVAFDLPTQTGYDPDHVLARGEVGRVGVPVAHLGDMRRLFRDIPLEQMNTSMTINATAMWLLALYQVVAEEQGADITRLQGTTQNDIVKEYLSRGTHVFPPGPSLRLTTDMIAYTVSHIPRWNPINICSYHLQEAGATPVQEIAYAMSTAIAVLDAVRDSGQVPPERMGEVVGRISFFVNAGVRFIEEMCKMRAFGRIWDQVTRERYGIENPKHRRFRYGVQVNSLGLTEAQPENNVQRIVLEMLAVTLSKDARARAVQLPAWNEALGLPRPWDQQWSLRIQQVLAYESDLLEYDDIFEGSKVIETKVDELVRTVLGEMDHIQRLGGALAAVESGYLKSQLVASHAERRGRIESGQEKIIGVNIFEGTEPNPLTADLDTAIQTVDPAVEDRVVEAVEQWRTTRQESSDRQGMGDPFHFPTVRQALDRLKEAAAGTENLMEATLECARAGVTTGEWAGALREVFGEFRAPTGVSSAPVAVTAEEGSALSGVRRKVDLTARELGVGKLRFLVGKPGLDGHSNGAEQIAVRARDAGFEVVYQGIRLTPEQIVDAALAEDVHAVGLSILSGSHARLVPDVLERLRVAGATDIPVIAGGIIPGGDAEQLRAAGVAAVFTPKDFDITGIIGRIVDEIRKANKLDPLEVPV; translated from the coding sequence ATGACTGAGCGTCAGACCGCGCAGCCGCCGAAGGAGCGCGACCGGCCCTGGCTCATGCGCACCTACGCCGGCCACTCCACGGCCGAGGCGTCCAACGAGCTGTACCGGCGCAACCTCGCCAAGGGCCAGACCGGCCTGTCGGTGGCGTTCGACCTGCCGACGCAGACCGGCTACGACCCCGACCACGTCCTCGCGCGCGGCGAGGTCGGCCGGGTCGGCGTGCCGGTCGCGCACCTCGGTGACATGCGCCGGCTGTTCCGGGACATCCCCCTGGAGCAGATGAACACCTCGATGACCATCAACGCCACCGCGATGTGGCTGTTGGCGCTCTACCAGGTCGTCGCCGAGGAGCAGGGCGCGGACATCACCCGGCTCCAGGGCACGACCCAGAACGACATCGTCAAGGAGTACCTGTCCCGGGGCACCCATGTGTTCCCGCCGGGTCCCTCGCTGCGCCTGACGACGGACATGATCGCGTACACCGTCTCCCACATCCCCCGGTGGAACCCGATCAACATCTGCAGCTACCACCTCCAGGAGGCCGGGGCCACACCGGTGCAGGAGATCGCCTATGCGATGTCCACGGCGATCGCCGTCCTGGACGCGGTGCGCGACAGCGGCCAGGTGCCGCCGGAGCGCATGGGCGAGGTGGTGGGCCGGATCTCCTTCTTCGTGAACGCGGGGGTCCGCTTCATCGAGGAGATGTGCAAGATGCGCGCCTTCGGCCGCATCTGGGACCAGGTCACCCGGGAGCGCTACGGCATCGAGAACCCCAAGCACCGCCGCTTCCGCTACGGCGTCCAGGTCAACTCGCTCGGCCTGACCGAGGCGCAGCCGGAGAACAACGTCCAGCGGATCGTCCTGGAGATGCTGGCCGTCACCCTCTCCAAGGACGCCCGCGCCCGCGCCGTGCAGCTGCCGGCCTGGAACGAGGCCCTGGGCCTGCCCCGCCCCTGGGACCAGCAGTGGTCGCTGCGCATCCAGCAGGTGCTCGCCTACGAGTCCGACCTGCTGGAGTACGACGACATCTTCGAGGGTTCGAAGGTGATCGAGACGAAGGTGGACGAGCTGGTCCGCACGGTGCTCGGCGAGATGGACCACATCCAGCGCCTCGGCGGCGCGCTGGCCGCCGTGGAGTCCGGCTATCTGAAGTCGCAGCTGGTCGCCTCGCACGCCGAGCGCCGGGGCCGGATCGAGTCCGGCCAGGAGAAGATCATCGGCGTCAACATCTTCGAGGGCACCGAGCCGAACCCGCTCACCGCCGATCTCGACACGGCGATCCAGACGGTGGACCCGGCGGTCGAGGACCGCGTCGTCGAGGCGGTCGAGCAGTGGCGCACCACGCGCCAGGAGTCCTCCGACCGGCAGGGCATGGGCGATCCGTTCCACTTCCCGACCGTGCGGCAGGCGCTCGACCGGCTCAAGGAGGCGGCCGCGGGCACGGAGAACCTGATGGAGGCCACTCTGGAGTGCGCCCGCGCCGGGGTGACGACCGGCGAGTGGGCCGGGGCGCTGCGCGAGGTGTTCGGCGAGTTCCGGGCGCCGACCGGGGTGTCGTCCGCGCCGGTGGCCGTCACCGCCGAGGAGGGCTCGGCCCTGTCCGGGGTGCGTCGCAAGGTGGACCTGACCGCGCGCGAACTGGGCGTGGGCAAGCTGCGCTTCCTGGTCGGCAAGCCGGGTCTCGACGGCCACTCCAACGGCGCCGAGCAGATCGCCGTACGGGCCCGTGACGCCGGGTTCGAGGTGGTCTACCAGGGCATCCGGCTCACCCCCGAGCAGATCGTGGACGCGGCGCTCGCCGAGGACGTGCACGCGGTCGGCCTGTCCATCCTGTCCGGCTCGCACGCGCGGCTGGTGCCGGACGTGCTGGAGCGGCTGCGTGTGGCCGGTGCCACAGACATCCCGGTGATCGCCGGTGGCATCATCCCAGGCGGTGACGCCGAACAGCTGAGGGCCGCCGGAGTGGCCGCCGTCTTCACCCCGAAGGACTTCGACATCACCGGCATCATCGGTCGCATCGTCGACGAGATCCGGAAAGCGAACAAGCTCGACCCCCTGGAGGTTCCCGTATGA
- a CDS encoding TetR family transcriptional regulator has product MPQPAKSSRTPATPDAPESAAGSRAAAQRLKMRRELAAAAMELFATKGYEATTVDEIAAAAGVARRTFFRHFRSKEEAIFPDHDDTLIRAEAVLNAAPAHEHPLDTVCRGIKEVMKMYAARPEISVARYKLTREVPTLREAEIASVARYERLFTRYLLGHFDERAHADDANDDPLLAEVAASAVVTAHNHVLRRWLRADGRGDVETQLDHAFAIVRRTFGTGIGAGRTTAAPATAASSAGAPGAPVSPAAVSRQGEVLVTVARTDAPLDEVMRAIEEALRER; this is encoded by the coding sequence ATGCCCCAGCCCGCCAAGTCCTCACGCACCCCCGCCACGCCCGACGCGCCGGAGAGCGCCGCGGGCTCCCGCGCCGCCGCGCAACGGCTCAAGATGCGCCGGGAGCTGGCCGCCGCCGCGATGGAGCTGTTCGCGACGAAGGGGTACGAGGCGACCACGGTCGACGAGATCGCCGCGGCGGCCGGGGTCGCCCGCCGCACCTTCTTCCGCCACTTCCGCTCCAAGGAAGAGGCGATCTTCCCCGACCACGACGACACCCTGATCCGGGCCGAGGCGGTGCTGAACGCCGCCCCCGCGCACGAGCATCCGCTCGACACGGTGTGCCGCGGCATCAAGGAGGTCATGAAGATGTACGCGGCGCGGCCGGAGATCTCGGTCGCCCGCTACAAGCTGACCCGCGAGGTGCCCACGCTGCGCGAGGCGGAGATCGCCTCGGTGGCCCGCTACGAGCGGCTGTTCACCCGCTATCTGCTGGGGCACTTCGACGAGCGGGCGCACGCCGACGACGCCAACGACGATCCGCTGCTGGCCGAGGTCGCCGCCTCGGCGGTGGTCACGGCGCACAACCACGTGCTGCGGCGCTGGCTGCGGGCGGACGGCCGGGGCGACGTGGAGACCCAGCTCGACCACGCGTTCGCGATCGTCCGCAGGACCTTCGGGACCGGGATCGGGGCCGGCCGCACCACGGCGGCGCCGGCCACCGCCGCCTCCTCGGCCGGGGCGCCCGGAGCGCCCGTGTCGCCCGCCGCCGTCTCCCGGCAGGGCGAGGTGCTGGTGACGGTCGCCCGGACCGACGCCCCGCTGGACGAGGTCATGCGCGCCATCGAGGAGGCGCTGAGGGAGCGCTGA
- a CDS encoding Rv2578c family radical SAM protein, whose protein sequence is MRWDNLTAGPVNPEDPAGPAEPADSRDPGEPAVEHGRADAALFGADAVTVRTFDTPEFAGITFHEVRARSIVNRVPGASRMPFEWTVNPYRGCTHACVYCFARKTHSYLDLDTGLGFDTQIVVKVNAPELLRRQLSARRWRGEHIAMGTNVDCYQRAEGRYRLMPGIISALRDHANPFSILTKGTLILRDLDLLKQANEVTDVGISVSVGFTDPGLWRTVEPGTPAPERRLDVVRTLGEHGIGCGVLMAPVIPFLGDDPAQLRATVRAIAAAGATSVTPLTLHLRPGAREWFMAWLAAHHPHLVRRYERLYADGSYAPKWYQRRITGQVHELAQEYGIGPARAGAARRIRPDRPLAHPADTAGPSEPVQLSLL, encoded by the coding sequence ATGCGCTGGGACAACCTCACAGCGGGCCCCGTGAACCCCGAAGACCCGGCGGGCCCGGCAGAACCGGCAGACTCCCGGGACCCCGGCGAGCCCGCCGTCGAACACGGCCGGGCGGACGCGGCGCTGTTCGGCGCCGACGCGGTCACGGTCCGCACGTTCGACACCCCGGAATTCGCCGGGATCACCTTCCACGAGGTCCGGGCCCGTTCGATCGTCAACCGGGTGCCCGGCGCCTCCCGGATGCCGTTCGAATGGACGGTCAACCCCTATCGGGGCTGCACGCACGCGTGCGTCTACTGCTTCGCCCGCAAGACGCACAGCTATCTGGACCTGGACACGGGCCTCGGCTTCGACACCCAGATCGTGGTCAAGGTGAACGCCCCCGAGCTGCTGCGCCGCCAGCTCTCCGCCCGCCGCTGGCGGGGCGAGCACATCGCGATGGGCACCAACGTCGACTGCTACCAGCGCGCCGAGGGCCGCTACCGGCTGATGCCCGGCATCATCTCCGCGCTGCGCGATCACGCGAACCCGTTCTCGATCCTGACCAAGGGCACGCTGATCCTGCGCGACCTCGATCTGCTGAAGCAGGCCAACGAGGTCACCGACGTGGGCATCTCGGTCTCCGTGGGCTTCACCGACCCCGGGCTGTGGCGCACCGTGGAGCCCGGCACGCCCGCGCCGGAACGCCGCCTGGACGTCGTGCGCACCCTCGGCGAGCACGGCATCGGCTGCGGGGTGCTGATGGCGCCGGTGATCCCCTTCCTCGGTGACGACCCGGCCCAGCTGCGGGCCACGGTGCGGGCGATCGCGGCGGCGGGCGCCACCTCCGTCACACCGCTGACGCTGCACCTGCGGCCCGGCGCCCGCGAATGGTTCATGGCCTGGCTCGCCGCGCACCACCCGCATCTGGTGCGCCGCTACGAGCGCCTGTACGCCGACGGCTCCTATGCCCCCAAGTGGTACCAGCGCCGCATCACCGGCCAGGTGCACGAACTGGCCCAGGAGTACGGCATCGGCCCCGCGCGCGCGGGAGCGGCCCGCCGCATCCGCCCGGACCGGCCGCTCGCGCATCCGGCGGACACGGCCGGGCCGAGCGAACCCGTACAGCTCTCGCTCCTCTGA
- a CDS encoding adenylosuccinate lyase, whose protein sequence is MDEELRSLTERLRQESGGTAEYRRLARTEDPDELAAVLTAAGRPLWARELAAFRLGLAGDRRAFESLVLLLNHRDPPRCASAAYALGRLGDPRTARAAAALATNELRVAYALHPVRLLVTLRAPESVPALITTLRRRLHPHDPYRRVALACVEGLGALGDARARPVLDEALAHPSLAEAAIHALARLPKRN, encoded by the coding sequence GTGGACGAAGAGTTGCGATCACTCACGGAACGCTTACGGCAGGAGTCCGGGGGGACGGCCGAGTACCGGCGACTGGCGCGGACCGAGGACCCGGACGAGCTGGCCGCCGTCCTGACCGCCGCGGGACGGCCGCTGTGGGCCAGGGAACTGGCCGCTTTCCGGCTGGGCCTCGCGGGTGACCGGCGCGCCTTCGAGTCCCTCGTCCTGCTGCTCAACCACCGCGACCCGCCGCGCTGCGCGAGCGCCGCGTACGCCCTGGGCCGCCTCGGCGACCCCCGCACGGCCCGCGCGGCGGCGGCCCTCGCCACCAACGAACTCCGCGTCGCCTACGCCCTGCACCCCGTGCGCCTGCTCGTCACCCTGCGCGCCCCGGAGTCCGTGCCCGCGCTGATCACCACCCTGCGCCGCCGGCTGCACCCGCACGACCCCTACCGCCGGGTGGCGCTGGCCTGTGTGGAGGGCCTCGGCGCCCTGGGCGACGCCCGCGCCCGCCCGGTCCTCGACGAGGCCCTGGCCCACCCGTCCCTGGCCGAAGCGGCGATCCATGCCCTGGCCCGCCTCCCGAAGCGGAACTGA
- a CDS encoding GNAT family N-acetyltransferase: MSGPRVREMALADCDRVAEIRVHGWRTAYRDLMPRSFLDALSVERDAELRRALLARHDSGTTDLVAVGAPPGPPGRSGQPGDDGEVLGWACHGPCRDGEGTTGGAELYALYVDVRRHGHGIGYALLTESMRRCAAAGHRRMSLWVVEGNARARRFYERAGFRADGAVDSSDVDGVAVPEVRYVRELTG; the protein is encoded by the coding sequence GTGAGCGGACCCCGGGTGCGCGAGATGGCCCTCGCCGACTGCGACCGCGTGGCCGAGATCCGCGTCCACGGCTGGCGCACCGCGTACCGGGACCTGATGCCGCGCTCCTTCCTGGACGCGCTCAGCGTGGAGCGGGACGCCGAGCTGCGCCGCGCACTCCTCGCGCGGCACGACAGCGGGACGACCGACCTGGTCGCCGTCGGGGCACCTCCCGGCCCGCCGGGGCGGTCGGGGCAGCCGGGCGACGACGGCGAAGTCCTCGGCTGGGCCTGCCACGGCCCCTGCCGGGACGGCGAAGGCACGACCGGAGGCGCCGAGTTGTACGCCCTCTACGTCGACGTGCGCCGGCATGGCCACGGCATCGGGTACGCGCTGCTGACGGAGTCCATGCGCCGGTGCGCCGCGGCCGGCCACCGGCGGATGTCCCTGTGGGTGGTGGAGGGCAACGCCCGCGCTCGGCGTTTCTACGAACGCGCCGGGTTCCGTGCCGACGGCGCGGTCGACTCCTCCGACGTCGACGGTGTCGCCGTGCCGGAGGTGCGGTATGTCCGGGAGCTGACCGGCTGA